atagcaaCTTGGAATGAGCTTGACATTTCCGCGCTTAACAAAGATCCTGCAAATTTAATTACAGCTAAACAATTAGATATTATGTGGATGTTGTCGCATAAGCTCAATGTATATGGTACTCCAATGTGGGTTGGGTATAATAGTAAAATTTACATTGATAATTCACCTGTccaaaaaatttcgtatttgaCTCCCATAAACGAGTCTCCCACTAATCATTCGacagttttgaaaactttagaATTGTGCCAAGAAGTTGCAAAGGAATGTAACGCTCCATACATTCAGGTTACATATGATTTAGCTATAGCTCGCACGAGTTATTGCATACAATCTCAAGAATCTccaaaatttgataacatttttattcacATGGGGGCTTATCACATCGAAATGGCTTTTTTCAAAGCAGTTGGCACTTTTATTGAAGAATGCGGACTCACTAATATAATGACGGAATCAGATCTAATTGCTGAAGGATCAGTTTCAGGTTTTATTACtgggaaaaattataatagatgTAAAAGATTACATTCTATTATGGCGTTATCATTGCAGCAATTTCACTTTCAGTCTTTTTTGGAAAACACGAATTTGACTATCGAAGATTGTGTAATTGAATGTCTCACTGATTTCTCGCAGCTTCAAGATAGCTCGCCTCAAATACAGCATCCAGATACACAAAATCTACTCCAATTATATGATCAATATACAGCAGAAACTTTACGAGGCAAGCACGGTAAAACGGCACAATTTTATGCTATGTACattgattttataaatctttACCATTTATTTATCAGAAGTATAAAAGTTGGAGATTTAGATGCATACATTTATGTTCTTGGAAAAATCGTCTGTTTGTTTTTCTACTTCAATCAACAAAATTACAGCCGGTGGctagtgttttatttaaatcaacttCAACACATTAGCAATACACATCCAGGTCTTCGAGAGGAAATTGCTAAAGGCTCGTTTGGTATTAGGAGAACCCAAAAACCCTTTTCGCGGATCCCAGTTGACTTAACGTTAGAGCAAACAATTAATGGTGAAGCAGCACGTCGGCTCACGGGAATCGTGAACCTGACGAGCTCTATTTCTGCCAGACAACGTTGGGCACGAAATCATGGAGCTCGAACTCGAATTATTTCACACGTTTTAAATCGTGCAGGGATGAGTAACAATAGTGAAGACGTCGCCGCAGACTTACATCCAGATAGACTCAAGGAGCATCAAAAGCAAATTAAAGCTTTCATGCATAGCATTGAGCAGATCACCAATCCCTTCACTTCCTCCATAGACAAAGataatctatataatatttctaCAGGACAGGCTACTAGCCAAGAAGTTGCTAATTGCTTGCTAAGCACTGTTTCATCTGGGATGTCTCTCCGCGATCAGTTTATAACGGAATGTAATATGAATCCGGATAGATTTCACAAATCTCTGAAGAAAAATCCAATACTTACTTTTGCAAGTGTAAAGAAGAAAAAGGTTATGAAGATTGGAGAAAAAGTTCATGAGGTCACACTTCAGCGGGATTTATTCGGTAGATTATTAGGTCTATCTCTGGTTGCAAACTTAGATCTTGGAAAAGTATTGTGTTTTCCAATAACACCAGTCCCGTTATCACTATGCCATATAGATGGTTCTTTTAATAAAACTGCAAAATCAGTACTGGTTCAAGAACTAGAAATGAGAATTGAAGAAATGGAACAACCACCACCCCAGGTAGACTGTGGAATCGTAGATGGCTTCTTCTTcttaaatacttttaaacaaaTGCCGCGCAATTTCGGtgatttatcaaagaaaattttgcaAACTCTTGTAAAAACTCCAGCAGATAGTATAGCCATTATATTTGATCGTTACTTCACACCTTCGATAAAAGATTGTGAACATGCTCTTCGACGCAATATAGATGACAAAGATTTTCATATTGCCGGTCCTCAACAAAGCAGAACCTCTGACTTCtccaaagatttaaaaaatataaagtttaaagAAGCATTAGTGAAATTTCTTATCGAACATTGGGCTAAACAGGAGATGAAATCAATTATTggtaataagaaaatatttctaattcatGATTTATGTTACGTGTACTCTGTTATCGATAACGAATTATCGCGAATTATTGATCATGAACTGTCATGTCCCGATCATGAAGAAGCGGATACAAAAGCTGTATTTTTTGCTTGTCAAATGGAAGAAGAGTCTACTGTCACCATCAGAACCTCTGATACAGATATCGTGGTTATTATGTTAGCCAACATGGAACATATGAAATCGTCTGTAAAAGTCTGGATTGATCTCGGAGTAGGGAATGCACGCCGATATATCGACATTTCTGCTCTTTTTACGAAATTGGGCCCACTTGTATCAAAAGCACTACCAGCTCTGCATGCTCTAACGGGATGTGATTACAACCCAGCTTTGTACAGGCGAGGTAAAAAAAGGCCTCTACAGATTCTAATGGGATCTGTAGATATACAAGAAGTATTTGCAAACTTGGGCTCTGAAGCATATAATATTGAGGCATTATCTTCCACCGTGGAATCGTTCATCTGCCATTTGTACGGGTTTAAAAAACTAGCTGACGTTAATATTGCTaggattgaaatatttaataaaacgtacAAAGTAAATGATACGTCTCAACCCTTTTCACTGAATGTGCGTAATTACGATGCTTGTAATTTGCCACCATGTCGATCGGAGCTGCAACAACATTTATTGCGAACGAAATATATTGCTTGTTTGTGGAGGAACGCTCACAATCGTATTCCTACGGAAATGTCACCACTAGAATACGGATGGAGAAATGTGGATGGAAAATTGGAGCCAACTTGGTTCCTAGGAAACCAACTTCCTGAAGCGTACGAAGACATCGTCATAACACCTGACATTTTAGGAGATACTTTAGATTCAGGTacgttttttttccatattatactatcataacataaatataacattataatgTATCATAACCATTCTTAGTTATAGAATCACGAGATGACGAGGACGTCCAGGAAGTTGAAGTGGAAACAAACTTCAAAGATGAGTCTAGTGGAGATGAagactaaaatatgtattttaaattttaatgatctgtaatttattataaattgtaatgatctatatttaattttttattaataaattatccaatttcTGTACGTAAATGCGGagatattatttctaaatttccttcaaaatggTCAGACTAGCGATATCCCTCTATATAATTGTCAGATTATTATTCAGGAGAACTATGACATCAACTTGACCCTCCTGCATAAAAATCTGACGCGCTGGAGTATCTCAAGATCAcctttttttttacatatataaaaatatattatgagttTGTGTCATGTCCAAATCGTCAGATATTTTAATAGGACACTTTTTAAGCTTTAGTTGACATACACTTTGAATGTCTGACACGctcgaataacttttttttttttttccaacTGCTCGTTACGGCCAGCCCCCTTGAATTAATCGTCAGATTAATATCTAATAGTTACCAGAAATATAATGCGCGTACATACTGTAAATGACTGACGCGCTCgagtttttctaaaaatcgattttttttttactaatcaGACGGGTTCCCCTCAACACACCCCACCATATGGAGGGTTCATACTTGGTAGAGGTACATTAAAGGATGCAAGGATTCTCCCTATATAATTTTCTGACACGCTCGAGTCACTTCAAAAATCCCCGCTTGGGCTCCCCTACTATTAAGTGCAGATACAATTGCAATACTATTATCTAAGGATTGACCGAACGagatttgattattaatttttttttataatttcgttCTCTTTCAACTGTAGCTGTTATATGTGTTTTTAACAAAGTTAAATCTGAGTCATCCTGATTTCCTGTGATGTATTTTATAGTTGTAGcaagaaaattaaaaagtgCTTTCCTTTGCTTACGCGTTATTTTATGAAGGTCATCAGTTGCTTGTGCACGTAGGTGATTATATTGGGCATATAGGAGTGAGAGAGGTCCGCCTTTGATAGgagttttgaagaaattaattatatcaataattaagATTTCGgctaataaatttaaatctatATGTAATACATGTCTATGGTAATGTgaaatttcttttgattttccTAATTCTTCAGCATAATATCCTTTATTCGGAATATTAATTGTCGGATTCTTTTAACAAACTTCAGATCGGTACTAGTGTCTTTTTGATTTCCGGTTTTATAGTTGTATAAGGATATTGTAATTTTGCGCGGTGTTTGTTCTTGGATACATACAAGGTTTCAGAAAGGTTTATCTCTGGTATACTTTaggagtttttattttgttcattcaaaatttgttcactattttctttttgtttattatataaatctttattaaaaGGTTGTAACTCGTCTTTGTGTCTTTGATTATACGTTTCATATATAGGAAGTTCAAAGTCAAAATGTATTTCTTCGGcgtaataatataatattgaaaaggGTGAGTAATTTGTTGTAGAATGAATAGATTGATTATAAATCAATACGGCGTGGGTAAAAATATCGTCTAGAGAATCGTTTGGATTTTGTTCTTTTAAAGTTCTTATTTTTTCGGTGTTGAATGGAATCTTACGACTGGAGAATTCGAAAAAGAGTTATTTACTGTCGTGTAATGAATGTCGATTTTATGCATGTTAAAGAATTCTTAAGAGATGAATTGAATTCGGTACCACTGTCTGCTACAATTTTCTTGGGGTAGTTATACTTTTAGAATGAAACTAGAATTGTCAAATAAAGGTTTCTGTTACAGTGGAACAAATCTATG
The window above is part of the Diorhabda sublineata isolate icDioSubl1.1 chromosome 3, icDioSubl1.1, whole genome shotgun sequence genome. Proteins encoded here:
- the LOC130440972 gene encoding uncharacterized protein LOC130440972, whose protein sequence is MLEKISSFADTSAIPYHKCCKDLYLRDINKKEESDFIKKRKASNTAYELLCEMIEELVVEKNECLFFDHVKKEYHKLLVEQYKLLSDSISSSSFSDRHLESKIMGTFSKTIKIIYAEKKKFLAPISADIVAYSDLFRSMAMKETIRSVAAQLREEIKNCTTTKLPDDCTAEDLIKGELDYVPELLTCFLETFVIGDVSHLSREKRKIRKTNNDLAIFSIGQDMIYAASNHKIKTSKHISLGLAVKSLCNSKKIINLLSKYGHCCSYTTLEELETELTFSTANSTFVCPEDILRRPDLNTAVAFDNFDRFVETLNGKDTLHDTVGIIFQNVAPNADTMPSISSAANEVENLASNQTVCSNTSESTLLTPRNRKRRAFEEITFEMRPFTKILKIATWNELDISALNKDPANLITAKQLDIMWMLSHKLNVYGTPMWVGYNSKIYIDNSPVQKISYLTPINESPTNHSTVLKTLELCQEVAKECNAPYIQVTYDLAIARTSYCIQSQESPKFDNIFIHMGAYHIEMAFFKAVGTFIEECGLTNIMTESDLIAEGSVSGFITGKNYNRCKRLHSIMALSLQQFHFQSFLENTNLTIEDCVIECLTDFSQLQDSSPQIQHPDTQNLLQLYDQYTAETLRGKHGKTAQFYAMYIDFINLYHLFIRSIKVGDLDAYIYVLGKIVCLFFYFNQQNYSRWLVFYLNQLQHISNTHPGLREEIAKGSFGIRRTQKPFSRIPVDLTLEQTINGEAARRLTGIVNLTSSISARQRWARNHGARTRIISHVLNRAGMSNNSEDVAADLHPDRLKEHQKQIKAFMHSIEQITNPFTSSIDKDNLYNISTGQATSQEVANCLLSTVSSGMSLRDQFITECNMNPDRFHKSLKKNPILTFASVKKKKVMKIGEKVHEVTLQRDLFGRLLGLSLVANLDLGKVLCFPITPVPLSLCHIDGSFNKTAKSVLVQELEMRIEEMEQPPPQVDCGIVDGFFFLNTFKQMPRNFGDLSKKILQTLVKTPADSIAIIFDRYFTPSIKDCEHALRRNIDDKDFHIAGPQQSRTSDFSKDLKNIKFKEALVKFLIEHWAKQEMKSIIGNKKIFLIHDLCYVYSVIDNELSRIIDHELSCPDHEEADTKAVFFACQMEEESTVTIRTSDTDIVVIMLANMEHMKSSVKVWIDLGVGNARRYIDISALFTKLGPLVSKALPALHALTGCDYNPALYRRGKKRPLQILMGSVDIQEVFANLGSEAYNIEALSSTVESFICHLYGFKKLADVNIARIEIFNKTYKVNDTSQPFSLNVRNYDACNLPPCRSELQQHLLRTKYIACLWRNAHNRIPTEMSPLEYGWRNVDGKLEPTWFLGNQLPEAYEDIVITPDILGDTLDSVIESRDDEDVQEVEVETNFKDESSGDED